One Enterococcus silesiacus genomic window carries:
- a CDS encoding peptidase M28, producing MDQKEERLLIDLTNAKGVPGNEGEVREIFKKYAEPFADKVMYDGLGSIIAKRIGDKEGPKVFFSGHLDEVGFMVTQITEKGFIKFQTLGGWWGQVMLAQQVQIKTGKGELFYGVIGSKPPHVLTAEARKQPYDVADMFIDIGASSDKQVAEWGIKPGDMITPYIEYRRLNDTKFMLAKAWDNRIGTAVSLRVLENLAAEGHPNILFAGSDVQEEVGLRGAQTSTHLVDPDIAFALDTGTAGDTPGMTPKEADSELGKGPQILIFDASMIPHKKLRDFVIQVAEENNIPFQYTVITGGGTDAGRMHLTRNGIPSLAITVPVRYLHSHTSMIHEDDYLNTVKLVTEVVKRLDKKTVDELRSY from the coding sequence TTGGATCAAAAAGAAGAACGTTTATTAATAGACTTAACCAATGCTAAGGGAGTACCAGGCAATGAAGGGGAAGTCAGAGAGATATTTAAAAAATATGCAGAACCTTTTGCAGATAAGGTCATGTATGACGGGTTAGGCAGTATTATTGCCAAACGTATCGGTGATAAAGAAGGACCAAAAGTGTTCTTCTCAGGACATTTAGATGAAGTTGGTTTTATGGTGACACAAATCACAGAAAAAGGATTTATTAAATTCCAAACACTTGGTGGCTGGTGGGGACAAGTTATGTTAGCGCAACAAGTGCAGATCAAAACGGGTAAAGGGGAGCTATTTTATGGTGTGATTGGTTCAAAACCCCCTCATGTTTTGACGGCAGAAGCTAGAAAACAGCCATATGATGTAGCGGATATGTTTATCGACATTGGTGCGTCTAGTGACAAACAAGTCGCAGAGTGGGGCATCAAACCAGGAGATATGATCACGCCTTATATTGAATATCGTCGGCTGAATGATACGAAATTTATGCTGGCTAAAGCCTGGGACAATCGGATTGGTACGGCGGTATCATTAAGAGTATTGGAAAATCTAGCAGCAGAGGGCCATCCTAATATCCTATTTGCAGGCAGTGACGTGCAGGAAGAAGTGGGGTTACGCGGTGCCCAAACAAGTACTCATTTAGTCGACCCAGATATTGCTTTTGCACTTGATACTGGAACAGCAGGTGATACACCAGGTATGACGCCTAAAGAAGCTGATTCTGAGTTAGGCAAAGGACCACAAATCTTGATTTTCGATGCATCGATGATTCCACACAAAAAATTACGTGATTTTGTGATCCAAGTGGCGGAAGAAAATAATATTCCTTTCCAATATACCGTGATCACAGGTGGTGGAACGGATGCAGGTAGAATGCATTTGACTCGAAATGGTATCCCGTCACTTGCAATCACAGTTCCAGTTCGTTATCTACATTCTCATACATCAATGATCCATGAGGATGATTATCTAAACACAGTTAAATTAGTTACAGAAGTTGTGAAGCGGTTAGATAAAAAAACAGTAGATGAGCTTCGCAGTTACTAA
- a CDS encoding D-alanyl-lipoteichoic acid biosynthesis protein DltD, with the protein MKKKLFGIFGPILISAVLLVAFFFAPFKIDVDSKRVLSDASTSMATNVLRGNAIKNKAIGSKEYIPFFGSSELSRISPFHPTVLAEKYDRGYRPFLLGAPGTQSLTQALMMQSMGENLAHKKVVFIISPQWFVKEGVTNDYFNAYYSELQTYQWVSDLKKITDDDVYLASRLMDFPKVKEDKRLCSALKNIISGEIPNPSDKHYINLMINMFSREDELFSKIGMVSRDKTIKKAEKPLPMTYNANELDQIAAEIGQKATNNNPFEISNSFYNKRLKKKLNSLESSQLNWDYRFSPEFSDLQLVLSRLAQEKADVLFIIPPVNKHWTDFTGLSQDMLQGFAKKVKYQLTSQGFSNIADFTKDCDTQYFMADTIHLGWRGWLKADQRIQPFLESDATKSPNYQLDGSFYSKEWQQKNPKSIR; encoded by the coding sequence ATGAAGAAAAAACTTTTTGGAATCTTTGGACCGATTCTAATTTCTGCGGTTCTGTTAGTCGCTTTTTTCTTTGCACCATTTAAAATAGATGTGGATAGCAAACGCGTTTTATCAGATGCTTCCACCTCTATGGCAACTAATGTGCTAAGAGGAAATGCCATCAAGAATAAAGCAATTGGTTCAAAAGAATATATTCCATTTTTCGGTTCTTCTGAGTTAAGCCGAATCAGTCCGTTTCATCCGACTGTTTTAGCAGAAAAATATGACCGTGGCTACCGTCCGTTTTTATTAGGGGCTCCAGGTACGCAATCTTTAACACAGGCCTTGATGATGCAATCTATGGGAGAAAATCTTGCTCATAAAAAAGTGGTTTTCATTATCTCGCCTCAGTGGTTTGTTAAAGAAGGGGTTACCAATGATTATTTCAATGCCTATTATTCTGAGCTTCAAACGTATCAATGGGTTAGTGATCTAAAAAAAATCACTGATGACGATGTTTATCTTGCGTCAAGATTAATGGATTTTCCAAAAGTAAAAGAAGACAAACGGTTATGTAGTGCTTTGAAAAATATCATTTCTGGTGAAATTCCAAATCCATCAGATAAGCACTATATTAATTTAATGATCAATATGTTTTCTCGTGAAGATGAATTGTTCAGTAAAATTGGTATGGTAAGCAGAGATAAGACAATCAAAAAAGCTGAAAAACCGTTACCTATGACTTATAATGCCAATGAATTAGATCAAATAGCAGCTGAAATCGGTCAGAAAGCGACAAATAATAATCCATTTGAGATTTCTAATTCCTTCTATAATAAGCGGTTAAAAAAGAAGCTGAACAGCCTAGAAAGTTCGCAATTAAATTGGGATTATCGTTTTTCCCCTGAATTTTCTGATTTACAACTAGTACTCAGTCGATTAGCGCAGGAGAAAGCGGATGTACTTTTTATTATCCCACCAGTAAACAAACACTGGACAGATTTTACCGGTCTCTCCCAAGATATGCTGCAAGGTTTTGCCAAAAAAGTCAAATACCAATTAACAAGTCAGGGCTTCAGCAATATTGCCGATTTCACTAAAGATTGTGATACTCAATACTTTATGGCTGATACGATCCATTTAGGCTGGAGAGGTTGGTTAAAAGCTGACCAAAGGATTCAGCCATTTCTAGAAAGTGATGCGACTAAATCACCAAATTATCAACTTGATGGATCATTTTATTCAAAAGAGTGGCAGCAAAAAAATCCGAAATCTATTAGATAG
- a CDS encoding D-alanine--poly(phosphoribitol) ligase subunit 2 encodes MNIEETVLDILEEITGTDEVKENKDVDLFEEGLMDSLATVQLLVEIDGQLNVQVPVSEFDRDLWNTPNKVVEQVKALQ; translated from the coding sequence ATGAACATAGAAGAAACAGTTTTAGATATTTTGGAAGAAATTACTGGTACTGATGAAGTCAAAGAAAATAAAGATGTTGATTTATTTGAAGAAGGACTAATGGATTCACTTGCAACAGTTCAGCTATTAGTTGAAATTGATGGACAATTAAATGTGCAAGTACCTGTTTCAGAATTTGACCGCGATTTATGGAACACACCAAATAAAGTTGTCGAACAAGTGAAAGCCTTACAATAA
- a CDS encoding D-alanyl-lipoteichoic acid biosynthesis protein DltB produces MIDVPHMIPYANPIYFIYLLIALLPMILTLFIKGKRWAWYQVLVTLLFLYMSFGGEDWKQGVALIAYVIWQTILVWFYFHYRQKKNESLVFYLAVFLAILPLVLVKVVPFVSGHASLLGFLGISYLTFKSVQIIMEMRDGSIKEYNILRYIEFLLFFPTISSGPIDRYRRFEKDVENPPTPVEYVDFLGKGIHNFFLGFLYKFIIGYYFGQVLLPVVAKLAAKSGGISWELVAYMYIYSMYLFFDFAGYSLFAVGTSYLMGYDTPINFNKPFLSWNIKEFWNRWHMTLSFWFRDYIYMRLMFTLIKKKVFKSRIVASNVGYFALFLLMGVWHGLTWYYLAYGFYHAALICLTDAWLRFKKKHKEQIPSNKFTHAFAVFLTFNAVCFSFLIFSGFLDTLFFK; encoded by the coding sequence ATGATCGATGTACCTCATATGATTCCTTATGCGAATCCGATTTATTTTATTTATTTGTTAATTGCATTGTTACCAATGATTCTGACTTTATTTATTAAAGGAAAACGTTGGGCTTGGTATCAAGTTTTGGTCACATTATTGTTCTTATACATGAGTTTTGGTGGTGAAGACTGGAAACAAGGCGTAGCGTTGATCGCCTATGTCATTTGGCAGACAATTCTCGTTTGGTTCTATTTTCATTATCGTCAAAAGAAAAACGAAAGTCTGGTCTTTTATTTAGCCGTATTTTTAGCAATCTTACCGTTAGTTTTAGTTAAGGTAGTGCCTTTTGTTTCAGGTCATGCTTCTCTGTTAGGGTTCCTAGGTATTTCTTATTTAACCTTTAAATCTGTGCAGATCATCATGGAAATGCGGGATGGCTCGATCAAAGAATACAATATTTTACGGTATATCGAATTTCTTTTATTCTTTCCAACGATTTCGTCTGGTCCGATCGATCGCTACCGTCGTTTCGAAAAAGATGTTGAAAATCCGCCGACGCCTGTTGAATATGTAGATTTTCTAGGAAAAGGGATTCACAATTTTTTCTTGGGATTTTTATATAAATTTATTATTGGTTATTACTTTGGCCAAGTATTACTACCTGTGGTTGCGAAGTTGGCTGCAAAATCAGGCGGTATATCATGGGAATTAGTCGCATATATGTATATTTATAGTATGTATTTGTTCTTTGATTTTGCAGGCTACAGCTTGTTTGCTGTAGGAACTAGTTACTTGATGGGGTATGACACACCAATCAACTTTAATAAGCCGTTTCTGAGCTGGAATATCAAGGAGTTTTGGAATCGTTGGCATATGACTCTTTCATTTTGGTTCCGTGATTACATTTATATGCGCTTAATGTTTACTTTGATCAAGAAAAAAGTCTTCAAGAGCCGTATCGTAGCATCGAATGTTGGTTATTTTGCCTTATTCTTATTGATGGGCGTCTGGCACGGCTTAACATGGTATTATCTAGCATATGGCTTTTATCATGCTGCATTGATTTGTTTGACCGATGCTTGGCTACGTTTTAAGAAGAAGCATAAAGAACAAATTCCATCGAACAAATTCACGCATGCATTCGCTGTTTTTTTAACATTTAATGCAGTTTGCTTCAGCTTCTTGATCTTTTCAGGATTTTTAGATACATTATTCTTTAAATAA
- a CDS encoding D-alanine--poly(phosphoribitol) ligase, producing the protein MTILNIIEAIDRWGITEPNRPVYIENTRTYTYGELKRDSDAIAAYLQKNIGRARPVVVYGELEFEMLACFLGASKAGHAYIPIEAHTPKERVEMILDVADPAVIFSVAQWSDIKTAADIISLEELQNIFVDTQHANKLEPVIESETYYIIFTSGTTGVPKGVQISHGNLLSFVNWELADFGITEGMRFLSQAPYSFDLSVMAVYPALTSGGSLTPLPKDVINDFKQLFAELPKLEIEVWVSTPSFMDICLMEPTFDGEHVDSLKVFLFCGEELPKTTAQKLLERFPKATIFNTYGPTEATVAVSGVKITQEILDEYSRVPIGYVKNDTTVYIMNEDHELPAEEVGEIVIAGPSVSKGYLHNPEKTADAFFEYKGQPAYRTGDAGRLKNEMLIYDGRIDFQVKLHGYRIELEDIDHHLASVSYIKHAAVVPKYQNHKVQQLVAFVVANPHEFEKEFKLTKAIKEELSRSVMDYMIPQKFIYVEKLPLTANGKIDRKGLINEVNAT; encoded by the coding sequence ATGACGATTTTAAATATTATTGAAGCAATTGATCGTTGGGGGATAACAGAGCCAAACCGTCCCGTCTATATTGAAAACACACGAACATATACTTATGGAGAGCTTAAGCGTGACTCCGATGCAATTGCTGCATATTTGCAAAAAAACATAGGACGTGCTCGTCCAGTCGTTGTTTACGGAGAATTAGAATTTGAAATGCTGGCATGTTTTTTAGGGGCATCAAAAGCAGGACATGCCTATATACCGATTGAAGCACACACACCAAAAGAACGAGTTGAAATGATTTTAGATGTAGCTGATCCGGCAGTGATTTTCTCTGTTGCGCAATGGTCAGATATCAAAACAGCTGCTGATATTATTTCATTGGAAGAATTACAGAACATTTTCGTAGACACACAACATGCGAACAAGCTTGAACCTGTTATTGAATCAGAAACCTACTATATTATTTTTACTTCTGGAACAACTGGAGTGCCTAAAGGGGTTCAAATCAGTCATGGAAATCTTTTAAGCTTTGTGAATTGGGAGTTGGCAGATTTTGGGATTACTGAAGGCATGCGTTTTTTATCACAGGCACCTTATTCATTTGATTTATCTGTGATGGCTGTGTATCCTGCTTTGACCTCTGGTGGGTCCTTGACACCCTTGCCTAAAGACGTCATCAACGACTTTAAACAGCTGTTTGCTGAACTTCCCAAGCTGGAAATAGAAGTTTGGGTTTCAACTCCGTCATTTATGGATATTTGTTTGATGGAGCCAACGTTTGATGGTGAACATGTAGATAGTTTAAAAGTTTTTCTATTTTGTGGGGAAGAGTTGCCTAAAACAACGGCTCAGAAATTATTAGAGCGATTTCCTAAAGCTACTATCTTCAATACCTATGGACCAACAGAAGCCACAGTGGCAGTTTCAGGCGTTAAGATCACCCAAGAAATTTTAGACGAATATAGTCGCGTGCCGATCGGTTATGTAAAAAATGATACAACTGTGTATATCATGAACGAGGATCATGAGCTTCCCGCAGAAGAAGTAGGAGAAATCGTGATCGCTGGCCCAAGTGTTTCTAAAGGCTATCTACATAATCCAGAAAAAACAGCGGATGCCTTTTTTGAGTATAAAGGCCAACCAGCTTATCGCACAGGGGATGCTGGTAGACTAAAAAATGAGATGCTGATTTATGATGGTCGGATCGATTTTCAAGTGAAACTGCATGGGTATCGCATTGAACTTGAAGATATCGATCATCATTTAGCCAGTGTTTCTTATATAAAACATGCTGCAGTAGTGCCAAAATATCAAAACCATAAGGTTCAACAATTAGTCGCTTTTGTGGTTGCTAATCCTCATGAATTTGAAAAAGAATTTAAATTGACCAAAGCAATCAAAGAAGAATTGAGCCGTTCAGTGATGGACTATATGATTCCGCAAAAATTTATCTATGTTGAAAAGCTACCGCTGACAGCAAATGGAAAGATCGACCGTAAAGGATTGATAAATGAGGTGAATGCAACATGA
- a CDS encoding D-alanyl-lipoteichoic acid biosynthesis protein, producing the protein MKAFFTQPNVQYWGKFIGKTVFYFGILLMLIYLYHYKNIDGGTFIYNEF; encoded by the coding sequence ATGAAAGCTTTTTTTACTCAACCAAATGTCCAATACTGGGGGAAATTCATTGGAAAGACCGTATTTTATTTTGGTATTCTTTTAATGTTGATTTATTTATATCATTATAAAAACATTGATGGCGGTACATTTATTTATAATGAATTTTAG